One window from the genome of Dolosigranulum savutiense encodes:
- the nrdG gene encoding anaerobic ribonucleoside-triphosphate reductase activating protein, which translates to MPMKPTEWTSEQFSRGHVADYKPYNFVDGEGVRCSLYVSGCPFACKGCYNKVAQNFAYGTPYTQELEDQIMEDLAAEYCQGLTLLGGEPFLNTGVTLQLAKRMRAEFGWTKDIWSWSGYTWEEIVHEGSEDKKALLALIDVLVDGRFEQEAFDVGLHFRGSRNQRIIAVQSSLETGSLQLWRDGDYI; encoded by the coding sequence ATGCCGATGAAACCAACTGAGTGGACAAGTGAGCAATTCAGTCGAGGTCATGTGGCGGATTATAAGCCGTATAACTTCGTGGATGGGGAAGGGGTGCGCTGTAGCCTGTATGTCAGTGGCTGTCCCTTTGCGTGCAAGGGATGTTACAATAAAGTGGCACAAAATTTTGCGTATGGGACCCCCTATACTCAAGAACTGGAAGACCAGATTATGGAAGATTTAGCCGCAGAGTATTGTCAAGGGTTGACGTTACTTGGCGGAGAACCGTTCTTAAACACGGGAGTTACCTTACAATTGGCTAAGCGAATGCGAGCAGAATTTGGCTGGACAAAAGATATTTGGTCTTGGTCGGGGTATACTTGGGAGGAGATTGTCCATGAGGGGTCTGAAGATAAGAAAGCATTATTAGCGCTAATTGATGTCTTAGTGGATGGTCGCTTTGAACAAGAAGCGTTTGATGTTGGACTTCACTTTCGTGGGAGCCGCAATCAACGAATTATTGCCGTACAATCATCTCTAGAGACGGGGAGTTTGCAGTTGTGGCGGGATGGCGATTATATTTAA
- the nrdD gene encoding anaerobic ribonucleoside-triphosphate reductase: MKVRKGYIMLESEQLTLGVEAVDLASLTVKKRNGHRERFNLETIYQSYKKASEQSGETDRLSKDIFKQAIEQGLRDNLVDSEVSTVVLSAVVGDIFEQLGDEKGRAIYEQVGEQQDSQRQKSRDINHRIQTLLNKDASVVNENANKDSNVFNTERDLTAGIVAKAMGLKMMPEHVASAHEKGDIHYHDLDYTPYSPMTNCCLIDFKSMFEQGFQIGNAEVESPKSIQTATAQTAQIIANVASSQYGGCTFDRIDEVLAPYAKLNYDKHVATAAEWLTPDKREAYVKAKTEKDIYDAMQSLEYEINTLYTSQGQTPFTTLGFGLGTNWFERKIQQAILRVRLKGLGKEGRTAIFPKLVFTLKDGVNLRENDPNYDIKQLALECSTKRMYPDVLNYDKIKELTGSFKAPMGCRSFLQGWSDEVGQEVNAGRMNLGVVTLNVPRIALESGGDIALFWTLFEERMQVLKDALIYKAERVMEARPENAPILYMHGAFGKRVQAGESVTQFFKKRRATVSIGYIGLYEAATVFFGPDWEDNPEAKAFTLKIMRAFKQYAENYADETDLHFSVYSTPSESLTDRFCRLDLAKFGEVAHITDKEYYTNSFHYDVRKNPTPFEKLEFEKDYPVYTSGGFIHYCEYPKLQTNPKALEAVWDFAYSRVGYLGTNTPIDHCYECDYDGDFNPTERGFECPNCGNTDPETCDVVKRTCGYLGNPQKRPMVHGRHQEIASRVKHMAGEVDADETN, translated from the coding sequence ATGAAAGTTAGAAAGGGTTATATTATGTTAGAATCAGAGCAATTGACATTGGGCGTTGAGGCCGTTGATTTGGCTTCTTTAACTGTTAAAAAACGTAACGGACATCGAGAACGATTTAATCTAGAAACGATTTATCAGTCCTATAAGAAGGCAAGTGAACAGTCAGGTGAAACTGACAGATTATCAAAAGATATTTTTAAACAAGCAATTGAGCAAGGATTACGCGACAATTTAGTTGATTCGGAAGTGTCGACGGTTGTTCTGTCTGCGGTTGTCGGTGATATATTCGAGCAACTAGGGGATGAGAAAGGCCGAGCTATCTATGAACAAGTGGGCGAACAACAAGATAGTCAGCGTCAAAAAAGCCGGGATATTAATCATCGGATTCAGACACTGCTGAATAAAGATGCCAGTGTAGTGAATGAAAATGCCAATAAAGATAGCAATGTCTTCAATACGGAGCGTGATTTGACGGCGGGAATTGTAGCGAAGGCGATGGGGCTCAAGATGATGCCTGAGCATGTGGCGAGTGCTCATGAAAAAGGAGATATCCATTATCATGACTTGGATTACACGCCGTATTCACCGATGACGAACTGTTGCTTGATTGATTTCAAGTCGATGTTCGAGCAGGGATTTCAGATTGGGAATGCAGAAGTAGAGTCACCCAAGTCCATTCAGACAGCTACAGCTCAGACTGCGCAAATTATTGCTAATGTAGCTAGCAGTCAGTATGGTGGATGCACATTCGATCGTATCGATGAAGTGTTGGCACCGTATGCGAAGTTGAATTATGACAAACATGTAGCCACTGCAGCAGAGTGGCTCACTCCGGATAAACGTGAAGCTTATGTCAAAGCAAAAACGGAGAAAGATATCTATGATGCAATGCAAAGTTTGGAGTATGAAATTAACACGCTGTATACATCGCAAGGTCAGACGCCTTTCACGACGCTTGGCTTTGGTCTAGGAACAAATTGGTTCGAGCGAAAAATTCAACAAGCTATCTTGCGCGTTCGCTTGAAAGGGTTAGGCAAGGAAGGGCGTACAGCTATTTTTCCGAAGTTAGTCTTCACCTTAAAAGATGGGGTGAACTTGCGCGAAAATGACCCCAACTATGATATCAAACAACTGGCACTGGAATGTTCAACGAAGCGAATGTATCCCGATGTATTGAATTATGATAAAATCAAGGAATTAACGGGAAGTTTTAAAGCGCCGATGGGATGTCGGTCGTTCTTACAAGGTTGGTCAGATGAAGTAGGGCAAGAGGTGAATGCTGGGCGAATGAACCTAGGTGTCGTGACGTTGAATGTTCCTCGTATTGCATTGGAATCGGGCGGTGATATAGCCCTATTTTGGACGTTGTTTGAGGAGCGGATGCAAGTACTGAAGGATGCGCTGATTTATAAAGCAGAGCGCGTTATGGAAGCACGACCTGAGAATGCACCGATTCTCTATATGCACGGAGCATTCGGCAAGCGTGTTCAGGCCGGTGAATCAGTCACTCAATTTTTCAAAAAACGTCGGGCAACCGTCTCGATCGGTTATATTGGCTTGTATGAAGCGGCGACTGTTTTCTTTGGACCAGATTGGGAAGATAATCCGGAAGCTAAAGCATTTACGTTAAAAATTATGCGCGCCTTTAAACAGTATGCTGAGAACTATGCGGATGAAACGGATCTGCACTTTAGTGTGTATTCGACCCCAAGTGAGAGCTTAACCGATCGATTTTGTCGCTTAGACTTGGCTAAGTTTGGGGAGGTTGCTCATATTACGGATAAAGAATACTATACGAATAGTTTTCATTACGATGTGCGAAAAAATCCTACTCCATTTGAGAAGTTAGAGTTTGAAAAAGATTACCCCGTCTATACGAGTGGGGGATTCATTCATTATTGTGAATACCCCAAGTTGCAAACAAATCCGAAAGCGTTAGAAGCAGTGTGGGATTTTGCGTATAGTCGAGTTGGTTATTTAGGAACCAATACGCCAATTGATCATTGCTATGAATGTGATTATGATGGAGATTTCAATCCAACAGAGCGTGGGTTTGAGTGTCCAAACTGTGGGAACACTGATCCGGAGACATGTGATGTAGTGAAGCGTACGTGTGGGTATTTAGGCAACCCGCAGAAACGTCCAATGGTTCATGGGCGGCATCAAGAAATTGCGAGTCGCGTGAAGCATATGGCAGGTGAAGTGGATGCCGATGAAACCAACTGA